The sequence AGTAATGTTTAAATTAGTTAATCTATGTATCTTTAAAGTTTCAATGGTGGATTGTATTGTTTGTGGCCAGGATCAACTGCCTGTAGTCACCAGCAAGGTGTACAATGCAGTAGCAAATCTCTGGGAGCCCTGGTTGGACGAAGAAGCTATTCATACTTTAAGGAAAGGTAAGTGAAAGATTTATTCATCCttattttgtctctatttttattcatgttgttCAGACTAAGATCTTTAATGTTTGCTTGGGTGTGTTCATTCTGGATGTGCCCATTTCTTTGGAGGCTGTAAGTCATGTTTGAAAGCTGTGGAGAGGCATGGATGGTGAGTGGGCCCAGGGCAAAGAGAGCAGGTCCAAGATCAGGTGCTAGCTCCAAAAGTACCACTGCAGCAGACCCTTGGGTGTTACCACCACTGGCTCACAGGTGTGAGGGCGATTTTGCCTTTAAGTCTCATTGCTACTAAGACTGTAGCAGGTCTGGTTTATCTGACATCTCTCCCATAGTAGTCTTTGGCACGGTCCACGTGTGTTCCTACTTTTGCATTTTGTACTTCACTATATCTCTCATCTTAACTCCCCAAACATGCAAAAGTAGGAGTTGATgcattaatgtttcttttctaaaatttgacACCTCATGACCTAGTGCCAATATCATTTTCATCTGAATATCGGATACAACTGTTGGTAGGTCAGTATGTGGAAGTCCCACCACTGGATCTGGCACACAGTCGGTTTTCAGTAAGTGATTCTTATTTAATGACAGCCTATGTATGTACAAACTAAATAATGAGAAATAAGTATCACCTTCCTGACTGGCTTGTAAACCATAATTAAGAGTTTGCTTTCATAGTCACTGTGAATCTGTGTACATGTTTTTCTAGAGTGtgtcttaaatttgtttttgtaggTGGCTTTTATTCACAGAAAGTTTCACCTAATCTGAACCTTAGGATCATCAGTCTAAACACAAACTTGTACTACGGCCCAAATATCATGACTCTGAATCAGACTGACCCAGCAAATCAGTTTGAATGGCTAGAAAAGACACTGAACACCTCTCAGCAAAATAAGGAGAAGGTAGATCCCAGAGACTAAAATCATCTGGGGATAAACAGGGGctaaatttgtgtatttattaactCAAGTGGGGTCAGCtattaataaagatattaaaatttgaaGATGTTTTCACATGAAACACCTTATGGTTTAATTAAATCtgctgtgtttgttttattttgctttgcttttaatgCTTTGATGACTGATTGACatctgttgattaaaaaaaaattgtgaccaAGATCACAGTTACTATATATCATTAACAGTGTAATTTAAGTGAGTCAAATGCAAGTAGAATGATActaatagttttataatttcatcgtttttttttttttttttggtaataggaGAGATGGTATATttgctttctaaattttaattaatatacagtaCTTTTAATCTTGGATATCTAAATGTCATTTGGTTATGATACACGTGCAAACAGATTCTCATCAGTCCTCATTATGTTTCTTTCTCCAGGTGTACATCATAGCACATATCCCAGTAGGATATGTGCCCCATTCAAGGAACATCACAGCAATGAGAGAATTGTATAATGAGAAATTGATAGATATTTTTAGAAGATACAGCAATGTCATTGCAGGACAATTTTATGGACACACTCACAGAGATAGTATTATGGTGCTTTCTGATAAAAAAGGTAATATGCTGTTCTGTGTGCATCTTCCCAATCCAAGATGCTAGAGCAAAGCAGTGAATATCCAGTAATTTTTACTGAACCAGTAAATTACAAGTTTCATTAAATCAACCTGCCAGCACCAGATTTTTCTGAATATCTTCTGTGTTTGTAAGGCAAGTGTCGATTTCCTATTTAGGCCTGCAGTTGGGTGTCTCCCTATTTGCTCCATGGGGCCACCAGCATTTGATAGCTATCAACAAAAAAGGCTCTGAAACCCTTAGCTCACTCAACTTTTCTTTTAGATTCTCAAGTTTAGAGAAATACTGCTGTTCATTATTTACTTCCTAGACTCAAGTGTCTTTTTATATGACTTGTTTTACTTCTCAGAATttgaagagaaaagcagaattcacCACTGGTTTAAAATAGATCAAACACTTAATTTTAAGGGATAATCAACATTGTCATCTACTCAGAATTAAAAGATAAGAATAGGAGAATCTCAGCATCAGACAAAACAATgattacctatttttattttttattttttattttttattttttatttttatttatttttttttaacatttatttatttttgagacagagagagacagagggagacacagaatctgaaacaggctccaggctctgagctgtcagcacagagcccgacgcggggctcgaactcacggaccgtgagatcatgacctgagccgaagtcggctgcttaaccgaccgagccacccaggcgcccctgattaccTATTTTTAAAGATGACCTCCTCACGAGGACAGGAAACGGGGAGTTAATCAAATAAGCGTTCTTATTTTAGAATAgtcagccaggaaaaaaaaatcagtatttatttttttcagcaattggggaaaattttcaaaatgctttacCTCTTTCACCTACAAAAAGTAGGCTTGGTAAAAAATGACCATTTTTCAGCATTTGATAGCTTTTTTACTCAGAAATTCATTCCTGTAATAGATAGGTATAAAAGCATGGTGACCCCAATCAGGTTCTTATTATGTAATTATTGGCATATTGTTTTAGGTAGATGTACAGAACAAACTAgttttgtatttgtgtgtatgtgtgtgtgtatacctgtgATAACTTAGAttttgttattatgaaaattttcaaatacaccTAAAAGAGAATAATTAAACAACgacacacccccctccccccacacacaaaactAGTTTGTTTTCAACCTCAAACAGATGCTGCTGNNNNNNNNNNNNNNNNNNNNNNNNNNNNNNNNNNNNNNNNNNNNNNNNNNNNNNNNNNNNNNNNNNNNNNNNNNNNNNNNNNNNNNNNNNNNNNNNNNNNCCCGCCCACATACCATCACTTATATTTAACATCTATCAggattttgccacatttgctttacctattcacttctttattcttttttctttttctcaagtaTTTGAAAGTAAATCTCAAACATTAGATCCATTTTAGCCTACATGCTACTGTATACATTGCTAAAATATATGGCTAATTCACATAATTTAATTGTCATTTGGTCAGTTGTCATTAACTACATGGctaattatataatttacatactaatACGATTCACTTACCTACCTAACAAGAGCAACAGTAATTTTTCAGTATCATCTAATACCAATCCATAATAAAAATTCCTCTATTTTCTCAAAAGTGTCCCTTTATAGTTGTTTCAAGTCAGGATTCATCAAGGATCATACATCATTTGGCTGTTATGTCTGTTAATCTCTTAATCttgcatttgtttatatttttagtaaagataaactcaattaaaaaatatgtttatgtacATATGTTTTGTCCAGGAGGACCGGTAAATTCTTTGTTTGTGGCTCCTGCTGTTACCCCAGTGAAGAGTGTTGCAGAAAAACTGACCAACAATCCTGGCGTCAGACTATTTCAATATGATCCTCATGATTATAAACTATTGGTAAGTTGGCACAGTTTTGGAATTGCCCCCACATTTATGCAtgtctttatagttttcaatagTTTAGTTGAATGTTTTCAGCTTAACTATGTATGTTGTTTCTATGTTGAAATCTCATGatgtctgtcttctttttatatttggcTGGTCAGCACTTTCTCAGTATGGGCATTATGAGATCAGCCTTTGGGAGGTTGTTTCTGTCCTTCTAAGGACTTGACATTTGTTCAGTACATTGGGCAGGGCCTGATTTGGGGACTTGTACACATACTGAAACTTTTCACTAAGCCATATTTATTAATTACTCTTCTCTAGAACATAGCTGTGAAGGTGACTGTAGACTCCGAAACCATACTCCCCCAAGCATTCTTTTATCAAATTTCCTTATGTATTTCCAGTCTGttcctctttaaaatgaggattaaaCTAAGTATTACTGACTTCACAGAGTTgctgtgaggattacatgaacaaatatgtgtaaagcacttagaaaaataCTTGGCTTATAGTAAGAACTCAATACATGTTGGCAGcgttttttttgtaaataaaaatgagttggacatttatctttgagacaaaAGTTCTCTGGAGCTTGTACACGACTAGGTTTTAGACCAATTTAACATTGAAGGGCTGGGCTTTTTGCTTATAAGTACTGCCCCTTTTAATTAATatcatttgaaaagaattttcaatTAAAGTCTCTATTGatgtaaatgcattttttttccctaaataaacTTAGTAAGAGGTAGCTCACTTGTCCCTTAGAGCatgtttttatgaagaaaataaggcaagGGAAATCAGATTTAATTTGCAAACATTTgattaaatgaggaaataaaacaattgaCTGAATTCTTTATACAACTATTAGTTGCCTATTTTTGGATCTGagcatcatacacacacacacgcacaca is a genomic window of Panthera uncia isolate 11264 chromosome B2 unlocalized genomic scaffold, Puncia_PCG_1.0 HiC_scaffold_24, whole genome shotgun sequence containing:
- the SMPDL3A gene encoding acid sphingomyelinase-like phosphodiesterase 3a isoform X2, with product MTTTIQSVFPNLQVFPALGNHDYWPQDQLPVVTSKVYNAVANLWEPWLDEEAIHTLRKGGFYSQKVSPNLNLRIISLNTNLYYGPNIMTLNQTDPANQFEWLEKTLNTSQQNKEKVYIIAHIPVGYVPHSRNITAMRELYNEKLIDIFRRYSNVIAGQFYGHTHRDSIMVLSDKKGGPVNSLFVAPAVTPVKSVAEKLTNNPGVRLFQYDPHDYKLLDMLQYYLNLTDANLKGESDWKLEYMLTQTYDIEDLQPKSLYALAKQFAVLDSEQFIKYYNYFFVSYDSSAICNGECKSYHVCAIMSLDRISYEDCLKQYYIKHYP